The nucleotide window CTGGGTTGGTAGGTGAACCGTTGGTTATCTTTTTTATTGCAAGTGCTTCATCTTCTTTAGAGGAAGCATTTGCCACAGCTTCTGGTGATTTAACAGCCATGTGCTCTGTTTCCTTCAGTTCTACAGCCAACCGTTTCGAATCTATTGGACTACAATCACTCTGAACAGCCTCCAGCTTTCTCTTCTTTGATTCAATGGCTGCCTCTGAAAGCCCAGTTCCAGATTCTGCAAGTCCATCAACCGGTTTCATTGCCAAATGTTCAGCTTCCTTGTCAGAGAAAGTACCACATGCAGGCACAGGAGGAATATGCTTTTCAGACCCCTCAGGTACTTGAACACTACCTGAAGGATCAGTAACCAAGGCCATTCTATTGATAGATTCATCCATAATAACTGCAGTTTTATCACCATTACTTAGAGCTGCCACACCCACTTTACCTGCCTGAGCCAAGCTCTGGCTCTTGGTTTTTGCAGGAGGTTGCCCATCTGCAGCTGCTGGTTTAGCAGGGCGAGAAGGCCGAACTCCACCAGGGAACACAAAAAGTGGAACATTTCTCCGTTTTATGTGATGAACTTGAATCACCATCCCAGTTTTCCACAAAGTATACATACCAACAGTGAGCTTGAATTCCTCCACTGTTGCTCTTATATCAAATTGTTCACCTTCATGAGATGGCACACCCTGTTTCCTTTGCAGACCCATGAAGTATGAGCACTGAAAAAGTTTGGTTTTGTCACAGAAATCACCAGGATGAGGATGACATTGAAGCATGCCAAAGGTATCCCTCTCAATCTGGCTTGTAATCAGAGAATATCAGAACAAGGTGTGAGTTACTcattaaacaaaatcaacaatgattATAAGGTCATCTCACCTTTAATGTGAGGGTGCGCAGTCGGGATTCTACCCAGCCTTTCCATTTCCTAAGGTCATCTTCATTTTCTGCAGCAATGTCAATCTCCAGATAATTCTTGTAAGCTTCAAAGAAAGGGTAAGGCTCACATAGAGTATTCCAGTCAGCTTTATTAACCTCCATAGCCTATAGGAAATAACCCAAATTAGGGGGAACCATACAAAGATGCATGATACTAAGACCAAGGGGGCAAGATAGCATTTAGTCATGATTACAAGGTTTCCACGCAGAATGTGATTGCGTACTGAGGATGACCAGTAAGCCACATGAGGAAAAGAAACACCATAAAAATCTTACAAATCATATGAGTTAAGTCAGCAAAAAGAATtcacattaaataattttgttttccatCTTTGAAGCTCCCCAAACAAAATAACCAATGAATAATAGAATAGCCTGTGTTCAAATTTTCCATGATTGATTCTTTGAGCTGCATAACTTTCATACTCAATGAACTATTCTAAGACTAATTCACACAGTATCAAAATGCACAATTACAAAAATGCAAACTGTACCTCACATACTTCATGCCCCCGCTTAAATTCTTCCGTCATCACGCGTAGTGTACTTGATGATACATTGTAGCTAGAATTCATGCAAGGATATGCAGGTGTTATTATAGGCATTTGATGATGTCGATCTCTTGGATTCCTTCTTGGATCCCAAACAGGAAGACCAAGAGACCCCTCTTCAATGTTACATAACATTACAGGATTTGGCCATCGCCACTGGGTAAAAACCCTGAAAAAGCGAGATACCAACATACTTGGCAGTGCATTTGGGTATAACTGGCATATACGAGCAACAAGCAATGCCCAGTTAATACCGCCAAGAAACCCCGCAACCTGGACATAATGTGGAAATATGTCATAcagaagtaaaagaaaaaatcatgcatacataaaaaaactcaatggaACTCTTTCAAAACAGGAATCTTATTACATTTGAATAAATGCCACGGCGTTTTGCCCAAAGTCTCATGCATCTCAGTGTTGTGCGAAAACTCTGGAttcaaacaaaattgaaaaCCAGTGAGACCACATGAAAGGTGCACAAAGTGCATATGCATTTAGAAATCATGATCAGAATAATTGCAAATGAGACAggtataaaaaatgataatgagGACCTGAATGTTTGGCACCAATCTTAAAATTTGATCAGTAACCCTGCAACCATTCAAACTGCGAACAGTTTGTTCATCAGCATTCTGTAATATAGAGTCTACCGAGATATCTAAGTCCTGAAACAAAGAAGGAATGAATGAGAAGATTAGGTCCTAAAAGTAGcagcatatataaaaaaatgcagaagtaaagaCAGCCATACAACATCAGTAGACACCTCATCAAGTAACATGAGCCAATTGGACCAATCGTGTTAAAAGGATATAAATTTCAGTTATGCTAACCAACTAGCATATTGCAGCATGGATATTATTAACAGCACATAAAAATTTGCATGACATACACACTTGGTAGCAACAAAACTTACTTCAGGAATGACCCAAAGTGAAAGCCTTGCATAAAGAAGATCTATGGAGACACCATTAAACTTGAAGCCCATAACAGGTACGTGCGCATCAGGCACAGGATGCAGTTCTGAAACTTCTGGCATCTCTGCTAACATATTATGAAGTTCCACAAAAAAGTCTTCCTGTATAAGGTGGCAAGGTATCTTAGCCTTCGCTGAacactataaatattaataagagCATTATTAACTTATGCAGTAACAGAACATAGGTTCAGACCTCTCTAGTTGCATGTTTAGGTCCCACACACAATGTATCTATATCTGCACCAGGTCCATGCACCTACAGTAGAGATGAAATGTATTCCTCCCATCAGAAACCTTCCATTCATAGCCATAAGCCCTAAACTTTTAATGTTTCAGAAATTACCACTACAACAACTCTGTAAAACATTAACAATTAGAACAACATATCATATAAAACAAGCAAGATTTAGTTGTAAAATTTTCATCTTTCCAGATGGCCGAGAATAATTGTCAATAAAAACAACAGTAAGGGATTCTACTGTTTAGTTGCTTCATtactacaaaaattttaaaccaGATTGCGTCTAACATCAGTACCCCAAGACGATAGGAACCAAAAGTAAAGATCTTGGCATTAGCCTCTTGAACAAACTGCTCACTGAATCCTCTGGCCCTGCTAACGTTCTTGATCCAAACTTTCACAATCTGTTTGGTTTACAAAATGTAACATATAAACAAGTATGAAGACCAAAAAAAGGGTCAAAGGAGATATCAAGCAAGACTGACTTGGTCCAATCTCCCCAGAACTTCTTCTCTAGAAACAGCTTCTTCCTGGCTCTCATACAATCCAGCATCCGAAAGAAACTGATCAGCAAGCAACCCAATTTCAACGTCACAACCATATAAATAACCAATTAATTCAGCGCATCAAACAGAATTCAATCACAAAGAGCAAAAAGATGCAACCTTTTCGAGTTCCTGGGTCTTCAAAACATCAACTTCAGAAGGCCCGCTCCAAGAGATTGGCTCAGTGACGCCAAGGTACCCGTTGGTCTTCTTCACCAATCCAGAGCTCCCCATCAATATAATTTTCTCCCAAAATctctcaaaaacaaaatttcttttttgttctccCAATCAAtgtaaagatatatatttttcttaatctcggcttatagagaaaaaaaattaaagctttTCATGGTACAAAAATCACTAGAAAAACATCAAAtacagggagaagaaaaaaatgggggAAATAATCACTAGAGCACtgtcaaaaatcaaaagaataataaaattccATTAGTGGcgcttctttttttctttctttttttgtttctttttttttctttttctttacaggGGATCAAACCCAAACCCTAGAAACAATAACTTTCCACAAATCACCAACAGAGAAAGGATTACAACCCTAAATATCCATCTAACCCCAAAATCATAACTTTGGATCACCAATCGGAGAGGAAAAACAGCAACTTTCAAAGCACCGGAAGCGATTCACGACCCCGAGGCCTTCAGTCCCGCATCTCCGCTTGCCTTCTTCGATTCGAAGAGCTCTCCCAATCCAAGATCCTTCTCGTGCTCACCGATTCGAAGGGATGATGAAACCCTAGCGTCTCGATCGCTGGCAACCGCCGGGAAAACGATCTCCACCGCCAATCTCTGCTCTATTCTAACCTATCGCGAGGCCCTTCTGGGAATATATTTGGCTTCGAACGGGATATTTTGGGAATTCTTTTACAGATAAACCCCtaaaaaagtacataattatgaattatttttttatgaaatcatattttcattttcacccctatataaaaactaatgatAAATTATAgtggaaattgtcaaaaaaaaccctacaactttgccaaattgtcaaacaaacccccatagtttcggaatacccaaaaaccccttccttttcaactccatgattttgaaacccccaaagacgtaacggcattaaactgagtgtatttaaaaattttatggactgAAAAATGCCCTCTGACGGGAAGTCGTAGCTGCACCCATTTCGgcgtgtgagaggaagtgggtgggtttttttcttaggcattacaaACTGCTTGTCTTATCTCAACTCGCGACTCcagctcaactcgcgtctccagctcttctcttcccaccccagactcttccctttccaccgtgtctcgaagaagaagtcccTGCAAGTATTCGAGCATTTCGTCACTTTGcgtctaaggtattcattatggttttttgttaactattcattactgaagagacatttttttcggttttttggtttgtgatttttgtttttgttggaagacatcaAGCTTTCGTGGGGATTAATcagtggggtttttgttagtccgcagggagatgtctcggctagggtttttttgtttttgttttacattttcgctGCAGTATACGATCGAAAATGGtttttccgattgttgtgcttttgtgtaatgtttataatctacgcttTACCCTTTCAGctgatatggttgcgattgtaaaaaaatgaggtctccgctttaaaacaatgagcttttaccgctttaagttagttcgtctccgctttaattatttgtatctcgcTTTAATAGTATACGCCAtcgcttaaaaaaatgatatcgatgtttaagaaccgagtgtttaccgcttaacaaattacatttccgcttaacaatgtgTCTgctattgtcgcaggcttgtgattacgggcggtcaatctagttaacgggcgatgctacttgacaccctagagtggagaccgtgggtcgaattgaaagttcacatgatccctcgacatcgggagatcatccgaagggaCACCGCTCACGAGATTTCATCGAGTTGGAAGTCAgtataccaagagcgggcccttctcgACTCTCTCTGCGtagatacgataaccgcactaataaattcgaggatcgggaaagcatgTCGACTTTCGAGCCCTCGAAGATGTGGCAATCGTTCTCGCTCgcgttgcgatggggaggcgatcgtgtttcgaagaagaaaacacggtcgactttcaagagaggtatttataGAAGACGTACGAGAGCAGCAGAGACTCCATCGGAGCACTCTTCAAAGAACTCGTTggacgagagggagaagaggagaattttgccaaaccATCGATGGTGTCATCTCCccggtacaatcctcttcccaaatacctcccgcTCGGTTCCCtaatcggatcgctgattatgtcgatgatctaccggaaTGGGGCGCTACGCACGTGGCGCAaacgacgcacaagtggcttatggaggacataccacgagccgctacccgagtgcaatctagatgcgcggggaagaagaccaacaccgggtatgttaagggtcTGCAGTGAGCGCTTAACATCCGGTTTTACTGAGtgaccggaaccggaaagaaagtccgctttctgcgaagatcccaaggatcgctgctacggtgaaaaatactttaccgaagcaagcgacgatagagacgagtttgtcatctctcgaaggaaaagaggtaataattcaaaaaaatatttttgtttaactcGTAGACGTTAACgctttaaccatatcatttaccgctttaactttattcatctatcgctttaacattataacttaccgctttaactttgttcaactaccgctttaaactttttagtttaatgtttaatttgtttgtttcatcgctttaacacaataggttataacgctttaaatatacgaaagttacatgtgtaaatatagttttaattgtttaaactaaataatttcgctaagattgtttgctttttcACATGCTAGTTTCTCGAGATGGTTCCGCGAATCgtcgatgaagaagtatttgttcgggccaaccgtcggtcggatgctattgctccggaaccgcttgctcaaaggcaagatgagagggcaacctcttcctgCGCTACTGGGACGCCGCTCTCCCGCTTCGAGCCAAAACGCATTCGTCGAGGCCGAGAAGCCCCTACCCCACCCCGCCCGACCGTGGCTTCCCCGACCGTGTCAGCCCTCGAACGTGGCGGCCTCACGCCCAGACTAGGGCGAGGATGTCATCGCAACTCTCATGCAGCTTGCCgattttgatgaccgagttccctcgactgtcgctcgggtggaggcattggaaggccggtcacagtcacaatcgactgcgccttcccttcaaacaaatgaagcacccgggacggatacgccgtcggagttcgacgacgaggacatcatcggggtggcccttcaaagacggcctcattcgaagaagcttgcaaaaaagaggaaaacaataatgcctccgtctccacccgtGCCGactgacgatgaaataatagcagcaccatcggcagcagcaccatcggcggctgatgttgttaacgttgatgacatgcccatcacggtggaggagattgaagatggcgcTGAGTTTGCCGTGGTGGAAAAGATCGTCGACTCTGTTGTTGACGACATCATGCATACGGTGGAACCGGCGCTGAcagatgcggcatcaaagatggacacaatacatgaagaagaacaaccggaCAACGCTGTGTCTCCCATCGATGCTCGCCGCTggaactcacggttgagaaggtcgctgagtctatcctcaacgagcggaattcacggtggaaccaacggtcGACCGCTGCCGCATCGAGGCGCatacaatcccacaagaacaagaagcatgtaaggaagtgtctcccgCTGATGCTCGTCGTCGTGCccccattaaaggaagccaataaaaaagtagaagaacttcggaaagtcttcattccgaagaaaaaaaatacgttggccaatcgcgcctcaataagtacgagcaggagttgataaggatcttcctcaaccgcctctatggacaagtaagtttgaagtttttttatgatattgtttaaaactgCTTTTTAGTTACTGCtttaagtaggagcgttaacgctttaaaaatttactggataacatttaacttataagtgatacccttttaAATATTACCGCTACCGctttaaacattcaatatagaatttaaagtttatactttaacgctttaatttttatacttacaacattgtttacatgtctttgttccgctCAACCACAGAGACCGTCGTGTGGAAGAAACGACTCGTCAGACCACacgggccaatctattcgacctgctcgaggggaaggagatggtcacagacgatgtgatggacgcattcgtatgtatcttgcaaaagacgatgagcgtagtgccatatcgttataagaggcgCGCTCCATCACACGCGCCAtcggccttgttcatgtcaaagcgaggcgacgacgcacatgaatccacgatggctatgattggagatgccgcgcgaacttgcatgaagtggacatcgtcatcctcccgataattatgagtgggCACTTCCATGTCAGTCGTCCTcgacaatgaaaaaaacaagaatacgtgcattattcttcatgccaaagcgaagaatacgataaaaacgcgctagaaatggtaagtgctttaataatttgtgtttgtgtaatagtgttcggtaaataatcgacattctaatatgaacttgtatatctcgacagtgaacctattcgacctcccagatcgacatggagttagggcgagtcggcgatcgcaaagtacccgcttgttcacgacaATCGAAGCCCCACGACgtaaaaaaaggaagtgtcgatcgcagctgtctatgtcatgcggtttatcaaGCGCTACTcacggtgagaagctacgggtaCATGCAGAccgacgtcccttatctgcgattaaggtatgtttcccgcatacttagggaggggAGGGCGCTGCATCACGACCCGGAGGGAGTCTTGCaagcgggttcttagtcattctttttttatatttgtatacacgattctttctttaataatccagattcattgtttaacatacactttcggtgtttaagtatatagttcattgtgtaaatat belongs to Dioscorea cayenensis subsp. rotundata cultivar TDr96_F1 chromosome 17, TDr96_F1_v2_PseudoChromosome.rev07_lg8_w22 25.fasta, whole genome shotgun sequence and includes:
- the LOC120280303 gene encoding nuclear poly(A) polymerase 1, translated to MGSSGLVKKTNGYLGVTEPISWSGPSEVDVLKTQELEKFLSDAGLYESQEEAVSREEVLGRLDQIVKVWIKNVSRARGFSEQFVQEANAKIFTFGSYRLGVHGPGADIDTLCVGPKHATREEDFFVELHNMLAEMPEVSELHPVPDAHVPVMGFKFNGVSIDLLYARLSLWVIPEDLDISVDSILQNADEQTVRSLNGCRVTDQILRLVPNIQSFRTTLRCMRLWAKRRGIYSNVAGFLGGINWALLVARICQLYPNALPSMLVSRFFRVFTQWRWPNPVMLCNIEEGSLGLPVWDPRRNPRDRHHQMPIITPAYPCMNSSYNVSSSTLRVMTEEFKRGHEVCEAMEVNKADWNTLCEPYPFFEAYKNYLEIDIAAENEDDLRKWKGWVESRLRTLTLKIERDTFGMLQCHPHPGDFCDKTKLFQCSYFMGLQRKQGVPSHEGEQFDIRATVEEFKLTVGMYTLWKTGMVIQVHHIKRRNVPLFVFPGGVRPSRPAKPAAADGQPPAKTKSQSLAQAGKVGVAALSNGDKTAVIMDESINRMALVTDPSGSVQVPEGSEKHIPPVPACGTFSDKEAEHLAMKPVDGLAESGTGLSEAAIESKKRKLEAVQSDCSPIDSKRLAVELKETEHMAVKSPEAVANASSKEDEALAIKKITNGSPTNPASLPEEIDELEDYNMQVPAQKFEAGLNSNSVELSAVKEIAIAGTIHNDDKSIIGIEELEPMELSAISSSAPASASNTQRKPLIRISLSSSVKATGKTA